In a single window of the Peromyscus maniculatus bairdii isolate BWxNUB_F1_BW_parent chromosome 16, HU_Pman_BW_mat_3.1, whole genome shotgun sequence genome:
- the Pln gene encoding phospholamban codes for MEKVQYLTRSAIRRASTIEMPQQARQNLQNLFINFCLILICLLLICIIVMLL; via the coding sequence ATGGAAAAAGTCCAGTACCTCACCCGCTCTGCTATCAGGAGAGCCTCCACTATTGAAATGCCTCAGCAAGCACGGCAAAATCTCCAGAATCTATTTATCAACTTCTGTCTCATCTTGATCTGTCTCCTGCTGATCTGCATCATTGTGATGCTTCTGTGA